The sequence CCGGTTATTACCACAGTGAAGAAACGACAAAGCACCAGATCGTGCTTCATTACACGGTCGGACCGGTCTCCTCGGCGCTGCCGTGGTTGACAAGGCAGGATTACGACGTGAGTGTCGCCTACATGATCGCCCGCGACGGCACCGTCTATGAATTGTTCGATCCAAAGTACTGGTCGAATCACCTGGGAATTCCGGCAAATTATGATGATTTCTGCTGCAAACAGACGATCGCGATAGAAATATGCAACAAAGGCTGGCTGGACAGGGACGGTGACATATTAAAAAACGATCTCGCTCCGTATAATTACTGCCGTATATCGGACTCTGACTATTATTACCGGCATTATGAGGAGTTCCGGGGCCATTATTATTACGCGACATATTCACAGGAGCAATATAAAGCGTTGCGGCGCCTGATTCCTTACCTCTGTATGAAGTTCAATATCCGGCATAAATTCCTTCCCAAAAAAAGAATAAACGATTTTCTTTCGGAAAATGAAATGAAAAACTTCAGGGGCATTCTCACCCATACGAACTTCAGGACGGGCAAACAGGACGTCGGGCCGGCATTCCGCTGGGAAGAAATCATGGGATATTCACTGCCAATCGACATCAACACCTCGGACACGGCAATCGAGAACGGTTCGGGGATAAAGCCCACCCATGCAGCCCTTGAACGCTACTATCATCATACGGAAATCGCGCACAGGGGCGGGTATTTCCCGGTCGGCGCGAACACGATCTGGCACGGCGGCCTGCACATTCACACGCAGGCCACGGGCGAACCCGTCCTCGCGATGGCCGGCGGTAAACTCGTCGCCGCGCGCCTGGCCGAAGAAGACAAGGCCTGCCGGCATTACGGAAGCAACAATTTCATACTGCTCGAGCACACGTTCGGCGAGGAGAAATACTATTCACTATATATGCATCTCCATTGGGAACCGCTTATGGATTCGAATGCCAACCTGATAACGATTCCCTGGCTGCAGACCGAGCGGACGATCAATTACCAGAAAATACTCGTCACCGATTCGAATATACTGTCACGCCTCAAAAAGGGTGAGGTGTGCACGTTCGACGACAAATCGATATCGACCGGTGAAAAGATCTGGACATCGGGGCTTTACGGCTCGCCGGATTACCGCACCCCGATGATCCATTGGGAAATATTTTCCGAACACCGTCTGATGGGGGAAATGTGGACGAGAAGCCCGGTGGACGGGGATAACGATTCGATCATCGATCTCGATTCGATGATCGAGATGATCGATGTAAAGGACCTGACCACAAGACACGGCGACGGTCTCCTCACCGCGGAAGAAATCATCCGGTTCTACCGGTACAACAATGGAGCCGCGAAACAACTGCGTTACTACGCCTGTTATTTTATCCTCGAAAACGCGATCGACTGGGACACTGCCGTGAATGAACTACAGAACCGCGGATTTCTCAACTGGAAGAATATCGGGCTTCCGGACAGATTGCGGGCGTACAATTTCTGGGATGAAGCGAAAAGCGCGGGAGTCGAACTCCCGGACAGCCCGAAAGTCTGGCATTATAATCCCGTCACGTTCATCGAATTGGCAACCTTGAAGTGCAAACGCCTTCGATTCGCGTCCGGAATGTTCGACGCGAACAGAAGTTTTCCCAAACAGGGCGTCTGCAGTCTGTTGAGTTCTCTGGCCGCAATTAAAAGGGAAAATCCCCATGTCAAATGTCTCTGCCTGGGGTATGCCGGCGGCGCGGATAATTCCTGCGGAAACAAGACGACGTTGTCGGAAAAACGGGCGGAAGCCATCGGTTTTCTCGCTTTAAACAATGGCGACGGCAAACTCCGCTGGATTGCCAGGTTCGACTATGATTCGAACTGGGGGAATTTCGAAATACAAACGATACTGAGTTTTCTCACAAAACCCGACGGTTCCGGTCCCTATTACTACGATTACCCAAACGATACCGGGCGGGCGATCGATGATACCAACGGCCCCGGCCAGAAAGAGGCGGTCAAGGCGTTCGAAGAGGACAATGGGTACGAGGTCGAGGGGGAAGGAACGGGGGTGCCCCGCGCGAGTGCACTCTCGATCATGTACGACCGTTATTATGCCGCCTTCGATACTTCCCTTTCCGTCACTCTCGAAACGGCCGACATATTGGGAACGGGAGACACGCACAGCGCAGAAATTCCGGATGACGCCTTTGTCGATATTCTCGCGTTTCCCGATATCATTCTTCCCCTCGTGGAACGGTACCCGGCGGACAAATCGAATATTTTTAAAAAATGGCAGTCCTTTGTCGAGGCCGATGTCGATCCCAACGCTTTCACGCTCAGGGTGACGCGCATCGGCTTTACTGATCGTCTCGCCGACAGTCCGCCCTGTATCCGGGTCGAAATAGCGGTAAGCCACGCGGTCGAAATACCGAGGTTTACCGAAATTGAAAAAACGGACGGCAAACCGCGCAGGCTTTTCTTCGATCTCGAGAACGCCCTGCTTGCGGTTCCGGCGGGTTCGGCCAATCCCCTCAATGTCAATAAAGGCGAATTGATACGGGTGCGTTATTCCCAAAACACGGAAAACCGTGTACGGGTGGTATTCGACGTGACGGAGCAAGCGGATTATACGGCCCGCATCGCAGAAGGAGAGGGAAACTCCGGATTTATCGTCGATATCGGCAGAAGCACCAACGTGAAACTTCAATCCGCAACGAGTTCACAGGAAACGAATGAAAGCGGGGCGGCGATCGATAAAATACAATTCGAATTCGACGATGAAATTCCCGAAAGCAATACCGTGTTTCGGATGGAGGGGGATGAAGAGACCGGATATCGCTATGTAGTCGGCCTCGAGGGTGTGGCATTGGCTGAAGATTCCGATATCAAAAACTGGGATAAAAACGGCGATCGCTATACGAGGGAACTCACCGGCATGCGGTATACGGAGAAAATCGTCTGTAATACCGGAAACGGCGATGTCCTTTCCAGCGTCGAAATCCTTCTCAAAGGACAATTTGAAGCGACCCATTATGAAACGGGAAACGATGAAGCGTTCCGGCTCAATGTCAAAATCGGCGAGCCGCCCCCGATACAGTTGAGTAATATCATAGACGGCGATCATTCCAATGAGGCTCCCCCGTACTGGAGGGTCGTCTGTATTTTCAATGAACCGATCGATGTCAATCGTTTCGATATCGCCGAAGAGGGGAAGGGGACGGACGATCACGTTTTCTCGTTCGAACTCGATCGTATCGAGCTTTCATCCGATTCGCCGCTCCTCCAGTGGGCGGGACGGCGGGACGAACTGAACAATGATTTTATAAAAAGTATACAATACTCACATGACGATGAAGCGAAAACACTTGCGGTTCGCATGAATGTTTCAAAAGAGGCGACCATAAAAAAAGGAAGTACCCGCTCAGACGGCGTATCCGAGAGGGTCTATTTCGATATTTATACACAGCGGGCCACGGCCGTGATGTCGGTCGACACAGATACTTATGCCGATGGTATTCCGATCATTCCGACGGAGTCACGGGTGGAAGGCGGCAAAGTCAAGAGGCGTATCGATGTACAGATTGAAGTCAAACAGGGTGAGACGCCGTTGAGTGACGTCAGTCTTACCGTGACGGTCGACCGAGGTTCCGCATTTCAATTCCAACAGCCGCAGCCCACGGATGAAAACGGGAAGACCTCTATCCGGGTGGAAACGAGGGAATCCGGGGAGGCCGTCTTTTCCATCGATTGCGACGATTACGATATCCAGGCTGAAGACTTCACGGTCGATTTCACGGAAGCCTGGTACGAAAGCGGATTTCTCGTTACCGCCTATCACTTTTGTCATGAAAGCGATTTCAGCGGTCCGCTTGTCGATGCCGAAGGACTGAACGAACAACACAGGAGTGATTTTCTGTACGACGGCACGGGAGTCTGTATGCAGGGGACGGGGCTGACGGAATCGAACGGATACATACATATTACCAATCCGCAGAACTTAAGCTGGACGGGACATTACGATGAAATCGACAATCAGGATGACGCCGTATTCGCTTACGGCGCGGGCGGCGCCTACAATGAGATCGAGGAAGGCACCTCCATCGCCGTCGATCCCGCGGTGATTCCGCCGAATCACCGGGTCGATATTCAACGTGTCGGTGAAAGAAGGGCAGACGATACGGGCGGGGCGATCGATGACTATCATATCGATGTATTTATGGGGGGC comes from Spirochaetales bacterium and encodes:
- a CDS encoding N-acetylmuramoyl-L-alanine amidase; amino-acid sequence: MLIDDWATLETNFFNARKTGSNLEEKYLGGLKVYKMVNWRTGYYHSEETTKHQIVLHYTVGPVSSALPWLTRQDYDVSVAYMIARDGTVYELFDPKYWSNHLGIPANYDDFCCKQTIAIEICNKGWLDRDGDILKNDLAPYNYCRISDSDYYYRHYEEFRGHYYYATYSQEQYKALRRLIPYLCMKFNIRHKFLPKKRINDFLSENEMKNFRGILTHTNFRTGKQDVGPAFRWEEIMGYSLPIDINTSDTAIENGSGIKPTHAALERYYHHTEIAHRGGYFPVGANTIWHGGLHIHTQATGEPVLAMAGGKLVAARLAEEDKACRHYGSNNFILLEHTFGEEKYYSLYMHLHWEPLMDSNANLITIPWLQTERTINYQKILVTDSNILSRLKKGEVCTFDDKSISTGEKIWTSGLYGSPDYRTPMIHWEIFSEHRLMGEMWTRSPVDGDNDSIIDLDSMIEMIDVKDLTTRHGDGLLTAEEIIRFYRYNNGAAKQLRYYACYFILENAIDWDTAVNELQNRGFLNWKNIGLPDRLRAYNFWDEAKSAGVELPDSPKVWHYNPVTFIELATLKCKRLRFASGMFDANRSFPKQGVCSLLSSLAAIKRENPHVKCLCLGYAGGADNSCGNKTTLSEKRAEAIGFLALNNGDGKLRWIARFDYDSNWGNFEIQTILSFLTKPDGSGPYYYDYPNDTGRAIDDTNGPGQKEAVKAFEEDNGYEVEGEGTGVPRASALSIMYDRYYAAFDTSLSVTLETADILGTGDTHSAEIPDDAFVDILAFPDIILPLVERYPADKSNIFKKWQSFVEADVDPNAFTLRVTRIGFTDRLADSPPCIRVEIAVSHAVEIPRFTEIEKTDGKPRRLFFDLENALLAVPAGSANPLNVNKGELIRVRYSQNTENRVRVVFDVTEQADYTARIAEGEGNSGFIVDIGRSTNVKLQSATSSQETNESGAAIDKIQFEFDDEIPESNTVFRMEGDEETGYRYVVGLEGVALAEDSDIKNWDKNGDRYTRELTGMRYTEKIVCNTGNGDVLSSVEILLKGQFEATHYETGNDEAFRLNVKIGEPPPIQLSNIIDGDHSNEAPPYWRVVCIFNEPIDVNRFDIAEEGKGTDDHVFSFELDRIELSSDSPLLQWAGRRDELNNDFIKSIQYSHDDEAKTLAVRMNVSKEATIKKGSTRSDGVSERVYFDIYTQRATAVMSVDTDTYADGIPIIPTESRVEGGKVKRRIDVQIEVKQGETPLSDVSLTVTVDRGSAFQFQQPQPTDENGKTSIRVETRESGEAVFSIDCDDYDIQAEDFTVDFTEAWYESGFLVTAYHFCHESDFSGPLVDAEGLNEQHRSDFLYDGTGVCMQGTGLTESNGYIHITNPQNLSWTGHYDEIDNQDDAVFAYGAGGAYNEIEEGTSIAVDPAVIPPNHRVDIQRVGERRADDTGGAIDDYHIDVFMGGGRRAINNWNQQGGNITNARVRYLGQ